TTATTATTGCACTACCAACGATTACGCCTTCGGCTATTTTTGAAACCTCTGAAACCTGTTTAGGAGTAGAAATGCCAAAACCGACAGAAATAGGTAATTTTGTATATTTTTTTATCTCCTTTACCTTTTTTCCCAAAGTGTTGCTCAATGTATCTCTGGCACCGGTAACGCCTAAAACTGACACATAATATATGTAGCCGCGACTGGCTCTGCTTACCCTTCTAATCCTTTCATAATTGCTTGTAGGCGACAGCAGAAATATTGAATCAATATCATAATCTTCAGAGATTTTTATAAAGTCCTCAGCTTCATCTGGAGGCAGATCAGGAACAATAATGCCATCAACACCTACTGATTTAAAATTATCAAAAAACCTTTCAACTCCATATTTCAAAACAGGATTGTAATAGGTCATTACCACAATTGGCACTTCTATATGATTTTCAATATCTTTTAAAAGTCTGTAAAT
This region of Candidatus Schekmanbacteria bacterium genomic DNA includes:
- a CDS encoding tryptophan synthase subunit alpha: MKKLSRIKEKFNQTLSKGRSAFIPYICAGDPNLEASGRILLELQARGVDIIELGIPFSDPIADGPTIQKASLRSLKSGTTVKKIYRLLKDIENHIEVPIVVMTYYNPVLKYGVERFFDNFKSVGVDGIIVPDLPPDEAEDFIKISEDYDIDSIFLLSPTSNYERIRRVSRASRGYIYYVSVLGVTGARDTLSNTLGKKVKEIKKYTKLPISVGFGISTPKQVSEVSKIAEGVIVGSAIIRVIESNLGKSAIEKKVGKYVSKLLNGFETF